A part of Clostridium novyi genomic DNA contains:
- a CDS encoding ATP-dependent Clp protease ATP-binding subunit gives MEMCSICKKNIATIYTAKVQDGKTKMVGICLECAKKMGMPIMDQFMKQMGITEEDMDNLTEQMSNVLQDSNIEDLTDNNFLMNVLNGIFPGENKEDKKSDLDSLEFDKEKILNKKDSSEKSNVKTKKSFLNKKKNKYLEKYGINLTNKAKENKIDKVIGRNKEIDRVIQILNRRNKNNPILIGEPGVGKTAIAEGLAVRIAEKNVPAKLFDIEVYLLDLTAVVAGTQFRGQFEGRMKSIIDEAKNNGNVILVIDEVHNIMGAGESQGGSMNAANILKPALARGEIQVIGATTLDEYRKYIEKDSALERRFQPVLVEEPTEEETIEILEGIKKYYEEYHQVKISHDVIESAVNLSQRYINDRFLPDKAIDVIDEASSRANLNNKELVELKSLEDELKKVQEEKQAAAEGDNYEKAAEYKVEECRLKEKIEEIKKESSDIVLTTQDIAFVIEAWTKIPVQRITEEEGEKLINLEDRLHKRVIGQNEGVRSLAKAIRRNRLGFTKKKKPSSFIFVGPTGVGKTELVKALAGELFESDEALIRIDMSEYMEKHTVSKLIGAPPGYVGHGEGGQLTEKVRRKPYSVILLDEIEKAHPDVFNMLLQILEDGRLTDSQGRTVSFEHTVIIMTSNVGTNFKADSIGFNQDGYYAMESRVKEALKETFRPEFINRIDEIIVFNSLNKDELYKIIDIMFEEVKEEVKIRKIDLDIDDSAKDFILKVGYDEKYGARPLRRAIQKHIEDEIAEAYLFKKIKEGSNVKVKAVDENIVLE, from the coding sequence ATGGAAATGTGCTCCATTTGCAAAAAAAATATAGCAACTATATACACTGCAAAGGTACAAGATGGAAAAACAAAAATGGTTGGTATTTGCTTAGAATGTGCAAAGAAAATGGGGATGCCTATAATGGATCAATTTATGAAACAAATGGGTATAACAGAAGAAGATATGGATAACTTAACTGAACAAATGAGCAATGTGCTTCAGGATTCTAATATTGAAGATTTAACAGATAATAATTTTCTTATGAATGTTTTAAATGGGATATTTCCGGGTGAAAATAAAGAAGATAAAAAAAGTGATTTAGATTCACTTGAATTTGATAAAGAAAAAATTTTAAATAAAAAGGATTCTTCTGAAAAATCTAATGTAAAAACTAAAAAAAGTTTTTTAAATAAAAAGAAAAATAAATATTTAGAGAAGTACGGTATAAATCTTACTAATAAAGCTAAAGAAAATAAAATAGATAAAGTAATTGGAAGAAATAAAGAAATTGATAGAGTTATACAAATTTTAAATAGAAGAAATAAAAATAATCCTATATTAATAGGTGAGCCAGGAGTTGGTAAAACAGCTATTGCAGAAGGATTAGCTGTTAGAATTGCTGAAAAAAATGTTCCAGCAAAGTTATTTGATATAGAGGTATATCTTCTTGATCTTACAGCTGTTGTAGCTGGTACACAATTTCGAGGGCAATTTGAAGGCAGAATGAAATCAATTATAGATGAAGCTAAGAATAATGGTAATGTTATATTAGTAATTGATGAGGTTCATAATATAATGGGTGCAGGAGAATCACAAGGTGGTTCTATGAATGCAGCTAACATTTTAAAGCCAGCTCTTGCAAGAGGGGAAATTCAAGTAATAGGTGCTACAACTTTAGATGAATATAGAAAATATATAGAAAAGGATTCTGCATTAGAAAGAAGATTTCAACCGGTACTAGTAGAAGAACCTACAGAAGAGGAAACAATAGAAATTTTAGAAGGAATAAAAAAGTATTATGAAGAATATCATCAAGTGAAAATATCCCATGATGTAATTGAAAGCGCAGTAAATTTATCACAAAGATATATTAATGATAGATTTTTACCAGATAAAGCTATAGATGTAATTGATGAAGCAAGTTCTAGAGCTAATTTAAATAATAAAGAATTGGTTGAATTAAAATCACTAGAAGATGAATTGAAAAAAGTACAAGAAGAAAAACAAGCAGCAGCTGAAGGGGATAATTATGAGAAAGCAGCTGAATATAAAGTGGAAGAATGTAGACTTAAAGAAAAAATAGAAGAAATAAAAAAAGAATCTTCAGATATAGTATTAACTACTCAAGATATTGCATTTGTTATAGAAGCATGGACTAAAATACCTGTTCAAAGGATTACAGAAGAAGAGGGAGAAAAGCTTATAAATCTTGAAGATAGACTGCATAAAAGAGTTATAGGACAAAACGAAGGTGTAAGAAGTTTGGCTAAAGCTATACGTCGTAATAGATTAGGATTTACTAAAAAGAAAAAACCATCTTCATTTATATTTGTTGGACCTACAGGTGTTGGGAAAACAGAACTTGTAAAGGCATTAGCAGGAGAGTTATTTGAAAGTGATGAAGCATTAATTAGAATAGATATGTCTGAATATATGGAAAAACATACAGTATCTAAATTAATTGGAGCTCCTCCAGGATATGTAGGACATGGTGAGGGAGGACAATTAACAGAAAAGGTAAGAAGAAAACCTTATTCTGTAATACTACTAGATGAAATTGAAAAAGCTCATCCAGATGTATTCAATATGTTACTTCAAATTCTTGAGGATGGAAGGCTTACTGACAGTCAGGGAAGAACTGTTTCTTTCGAGCATACTGTAATTATAATGACATCTAATGTAGGAACTAATTTTAAGGCTGATAGTATTGGATTTAATCAAGATGGATATTATGCTATGGAAAGTCGTGTTAAAGAAGCCTTAAAAGAAACATTTAGACCAGAATTTATAAATAGAATAGATGAAATAATAGTATTTAATTCTTTAAATAAAGATGAATTATATAAAATAATTGATATAATGTTTGAAGAAGTAAAAGAAGAAGTAAAGATAAGAAAAATAGATTTAGATATTGATGATAGTGCAAAAGATTTCATATTAAAAGTAGGATATGATGAAAAGTATGGAGCAAGACCATTAAGAAGAGCTATTCAAAAACATATTGAGGATGAAATAGCAGAGGCATATCTTTTTAAAAAGATTAAAGAAGGTTCCAATGTAAAAGTAAAAGCAGTAGATGAAAATATTGTTTTAGAATAG
- a CDS encoding GGGtGRT protein, translating into MALFEGYERRIDGINSVLEKYGMSSIEDAKKICDEKGINVYDIVRSIQPICFENACWAYTLGAAIAIKNGCTTASDAAKNIGEGLQAFCIPGSVADDRKVGLGHGNLGAMLLSEDAKCFAFLAGHESFAAAEGAIGIARSANKVRKEPLRVILNGLGKDAAQIISRINGFTYVQTEFDYYTGELKIVKETAYSKGERAGVRCFGADDVREGVAIMHHEGVDVSITGNSTNPTRFQHPVAGTYKKECFEMGKKYFSVASGGGTGRTLHPDNMAAGPASYGMTDTMGRMHSDAQFAGSSSVPAHVDMMGLIGMGNNPMVGATVAVAVAIEEAMK; encoded by the coding sequence ATGGCATTATTTGAAGGATATGAAAGAAGAATTGACGGAATAAATTCTGTTTTAGAAAAGTATGGAATGAGTTCAATAGAAGACGCTAAGAAGATCTGTGATGAAAAAGGAATAAATGTTTATGATATCGTAAGATCAATTCAACCAATCTGTTTTGAAAACGCATGTTGGGCTTACACATTAGGTGCAGCAATTGCTATTAAAAACGGATGTACAACTGCATCAGATGCTGCTAAGAATATAGGAGAAGGACTTCAAGCTTTCTGTATTCCAGGATCTGTTGCTGATGATAGAAAAGTTGGTCTTGGACATGGTAACTTAGGAGCTATGTTATTAAGCGAAGATGCTAAATGTTTTGCTTTCCTTGCAGGACATGAATCTTTTGCAGCAGCTGAAGGTGCAATTGGTATTGCTAGATCAGCAAACAAAGTTAGAAAAGAACCTTTAAGAGTTATCTTAAATGGTCTTGGAAAAGATGCAGCACAAATAATATCTAGAATCAATGGTTTTACATATGTTCAAACTGAATTTGATTATTATACTGGAGAACTTAAAATAGTAAAAGAAACTGCTTATTCTAAAGGAGAACGTGCTGGAGTAAGATGTTTTGGTGCTGATGATGTTAGAGAAGGTGTTGCAATCATGCATCACGAAGGAGTAGATGTATCAATCACTGGTAACTCTACAAACCCAACAAGATTCCAACATCCAGTAGCTGGAACATATAAAAAAGAATGTTTTGAAATGGGTAAAAAATACTTCTCAGTAGCATCAGGTGGTGGTACAGGAAGAACTCTTCACCCAGATAACATGGCAGCAGGTCCTGCTTCTTATGGTATGACTGATACTATGGGAAGAATGCACTCTGATGCACAATTCGCTGGTTCTTCATCAGTTCCTGCACACGTTGATATGATGGGACTTATCGGAATGGGTAACAACCCAATGGTAGGTGCTACAGTTGCTGTTGCAGTTGCTATAGAAGAAGCTATGAAATAA
- a CDS encoding iron-sulfur cluster assembly scaffold protein: MNYTNEVERMTCVAKGPNHGPAPIPEEGKWVSAKEIKDISGLTHGVGRCAPQQGACKLTLNVKEGIIEEALVETVGCSGMTHSAAMAAEILSGKTILEALNTDLVCDAINTAMRELFLQIVYGRTQTAFSEGGLPIGAGLEDLGKGHRSQVGTMYSSAAKGPRYLEMVEGYVTRTALDENNEIIGYEFINFGKMMDMIKKGMDANEAMKQATGTYGRFADAVKVIDPREE, translated from the coding sequence ATGAATTACACAAATGAAGTTGAAAGAATGACTTGTGTAGCAAAGGGACCTAATCATGGTCCAGCACCTATCCCAGAAGAAGGAAAATGGGTAAGCGCAAAAGAAATAAAAGATATTTCTGGTTTAACACACGGTGTAGGTAGATGTGCACCACAACAAGGAGCATGTAAACTTACTCTTAACGTAAAAGAAGGAATAATTGAGGAAGCTTTAGTTGAAACAGTTGGATGTTCTGGAATGACTCACTCTGCAGCTATGGCAGCAGAAATATTATCAGGAAAAACAATACTTGAAGCATTAAATACAGACCTTGTATGTGATGCTATTAATACTGCTATGAGAGAATTATTCTTACAAATAGTATATGGTAGAACTCAAACTGCATTCTCTGAAGGTGGACTACCTATAGGAGCAGGACTTGAAGATTTAGGAAAAGGTCACAGAAGCCAAGTTGGTACTATGTACAGCTCAGCTGCAAAAGGACCTAGATACCTAGAAATGGTTGAAGGATATGTTACTAGAACTGCTTTAGATGAAAATAACGAAATTATTGGATATGAATTCATTAACTTTGGAAAAATGATGGACATGATCAAAAAAGGTATGGATGCTAATGAAGCTATGAAACAAGCAACAGGAACTTATGGAAGATTTGCTGATGCTGTAAAAGTAATAGATCCAAGAGAAGAGTAA
- a CDS encoding YtrH family sporulation protein — protein sequence MSNFFTSTVYSFLVSFGIIIGGSVFAGIGALITNHPPLKTMIDLGESIKIWAVATAIGGTFSSFEIIEEGFFRGNINSLIKQVIYILAALIGANIALRFLRLIEKCGILWTK from the coding sequence GTGTCTAATTTTTTTACTAGTACAGTATATAGTTTTTTAGTTTCTTTTGGAATTATCATAGGGGGAAGTGTATTTGCAGGAATCGGTGCATTAATAACAAACCATCCACCATTAAAAACTATGATTGATTTAGGGGAAAGTATAAAAATATGGGCAGTTGCAACAGCTATTGGTGGTACTTTTTCGTCATTTGAAATAATAGAAGAAGGATTTTTCAGAGGAAATATAAATTCATTAATAAAACAAGTTATATATATATTAGCTGCTTTAATAGGTGCAAATATAGCATTGAGATTTTTAAGATTAATAGAAAAGTGTGGAATTCTATGGACAAAATAA
- a CDS encoding aminotransferase class V-fold PLP-dependent enzyme, producing MIILDTSFYRKLVVAVNTKVPLINGKYGQAINFDNAATTPPFTTVLNEVIKSLHLYASVHRGFGYKSQFSTKVYENSRNVVAKFVNCDTKYNSIIFVKNTTEAINKLSNMLYPKLKDYVVLSTHMEHHSNDLPWRKYNIDYIGLDKNFRLSLDDLKAKLKNYNGKVKLVTVTGASNVTGFKNSIHEIAKLAHEYGAKILVDGAQLVPHSPVDMKPMDSDEHIDYLAFSAHKLYAPFGTGVLIAPKSDLNDVPPDYSGGGTVDVVTLNTIRWLNTPSKDEAGSPNAIGVVALAAALKTLSLLGMPNVEMHENYLSKYTIDALNTIPDIKLYCGDNPTYNHIGTIPFNIKGIPHSTVAKILSYESGISVRNGCFCAQPYIQKLLELNPEQIAEGIKPGNPRPGMVRISLGLYNTTKEIDVLISTLRNIVSYKDAYIKKYTPLPNDLYFPM from the coding sequence ATGATTATATTGGATACTTCCTTCTATAGAAAACTAGTAGTTGCTGTAAACACCAAAGTACCACTAATAAATGGAAAATATGGTCAAGCTATTAATTTTGATAACGCTGCCACAACCCCCCCATTTACCACTGTATTAAATGAAGTTATAAAATCATTGCATTTATACGCATCTGTTCATAGAGGCTTTGGATATAAATCTCAGTTTTCTACTAAAGTATATGAAAATAGCAGGAATGTTGTTGCAAAATTTGTTAACTGCGACACTAAATATAATTCCATAATATTCGTAAAAAATACAACAGAAGCTATTAATAAACTCTCTAACATGCTTTATCCTAAACTAAAAGATTATGTTGTTTTATCAACTCATATGGAACATCATTCTAACGACTTACCATGGAGAAAATATAATATCGATTATATAGGTTTAGATAAGAATTTTAGACTATCTTTGGATGATTTAAAAGCTAAACTCAAAAACTATAATGGTAAAGTTAAACTTGTTACAGTAACAGGAGCTTCAAACGTAACTGGATTTAAAAATTCTATTCATGAAATTGCTAAACTAGCCCACGAATATGGAGCAAAAATCTTAGTAGATGGTGCACAATTAGTACCTCACTCACCTGTGGATATGAAACCTATGGATTCAGACGAACACATCGATTATCTAGCGTTTTCCGCACACAAATTATATGCACCTTTTGGAACAGGAGTATTGATTGCACCTAAGTCAGATTTAAATGATGTTCCTCCAGATTATTCAGGTGGAGGAACTGTAGATGTTGTAACACTTAACACTATAAGATGGTTAAATACACCAAGCAAAGATGAAGCTGGTTCTCCCAATGCAATTGGTGTTGTTGCACTTGCAGCTGCACTTAAAACTTTAAGTTTACTTGGAATGCCAAATGTAGAAATGCATGAAAATTATTTATCTAAATACACTATAGACGCCTTAAACACTATACCAGATATTAAATTATATTGTGGGGATAATCCTACCTATAATCATATAGGTACAATTCCTTTCAATATAAAAGGAATACCGCACTCTACAGTAGCTAAAATTCTTTCTTACGAATCAGGAATTTCTGTAAGGAATGGTTGTTTCTGTGCCCAACCTTATATTCAAAAATTGTTAGAGTTAAATCCAGAACAAATAGCTGAAGGAATTAAACCTGGTAATCCTAGACCTGGTATGGTTAGAATAAGTTTAGGCCTTTATAACACAACAAAAGAAATTGATGTTTTAATTTCAACTCTAAGAAACATTGTATCTTACAAAGATGCATATATAAAAAAATACACTCCTTTGCCAAACGATTTGTATTTTCCAATGTAA
- a CDS encoding SDR family NAD(P)-dependent oxidoreductase, with product MTIIKDNKKTVLITGASSGIGYELSKVFAKNGYNLILVARSIEKLNKLSNEIIEKFNVKVKIIQKDLTLISSAEEVFNEVNNENIQVDILINNAGAGVCGEFHKIDYRKDIEIIQLNIASVTILTKLFSKEMIKNGYGKILNVASTGAYQPGPYIAVYYATKAYVLSFSEALRNELSEYGITVSTLCPGSTRTGFSKSAGKAEIKVAMDAKDVAISAYNGLMKSKRIIIPGINNKLAIFLSKLVPGSLSAYFVKKIQKTLYEGNLKNISK from the coding sequence ATGACGATTATAAAAGATAATAAAAAAACAGTGCTTATTACTGGTGCTTCAAGTGGTATAGGATATGAATTAAGTAAGGTTTTTGCAAAAAATGGGTATAATCTTATACTTGTTGCAAGAAGTATAGAAAAATTAAATAAATTAAGTAATGAAATAATTGAAAAGTTTAATGTAAAGGTAAAAATAATACAAAAAGACTTAACTTTAATTTCTTCAGCTGAAGAGGTATTTAATGAAGTGAATAATGAAAACATACAAGTTGATATTCTTATTAATAATGCTGGTGCGGGAGTATGCGGAGAATTTCATAAGATAGATTATAGAAAAGATATAGAAATAATTCAGCTTAATATAGCTTCTGTTACAATACTTACAAAATTATTTTCAAAAGAAATGATAAAAAATGGTTATGGAAAAATATTAAATGTAGCTTCAACAGGGGCATATCAACCAGGACCATATATAGCAGTTTACTATGCAACAAAAGCATATGTATTATCTTTCTCAGAAGCTTTAAGAAATGAATTAAGTGAATACGGAATAACTGTGTCAACACTTTGTCCAGGATCTACAAGGACCGGTTTTTCTAAAAGTGCAGGAAAGGCTGAAATTAAGGTAGCTATGGATGCAAAAGATGTTGCAATAAGTGCGTATAATGGACTTATGAAATCCAAAAGGATTATAATACCTGGAATTAATAATAAATTGGCTATATTTTTGTCTAAACTAGTTCCAGGAAGTTTATCAGCATATTTTGTTAAGAAAATTCAGAAAACTCTATATGAAGGTAATTTGAAAAATATTTCAAAATAG
- a CDS encoding sensor histidine kinase, whose translation MEFSLKSISDIINVPIEQIYMGILPAIDEGVILLNENEIDKYNDKKIMYRFSHVQIHIQIYDNIDLDEKNIYHLALGRSFYKQLLISNSENQIFKVVNQLNKGKDLINDEEEIYNLIKLNLIAGLKDKQSGIYQLAIKYFRVAYNLLPDNSWNVDYNLTYNVSIELSECEFMNKNFEKAEEVFSIILKNIKTSWEVIKIYNMKVCIHTYFGQIEKAIETGLNGLKILGIPIKKDYNILKVYSEVLKLPLNNKRIINKIISNIKEKEDKILEELKKLFFNISIAAIIYNKELFKLVTLKEMSISNIRSNVKYGHCTYMNYVIFKMYSLKQYDKSFQSGYDDLVRCNNKVDAITFSKSYCLFANLIVLWSNDYDIILKHLYRCYDVCMEAGQLVCATITTNNILLILLMKGENLNVINNKISKYMEAPEKINFIDMKEEIFFNKTILDILRGEKREELVFKVEKNITKFIPLGRNIYKILINYIFGKYEDSIRFMSEAEKESTILEGMYIKVLYNFFNCLTLIKLYEFCDENKKSSYMKRIKKHVKYIKRTVRNNNDNFLSHYILLKAEVYRLNDKGYKAERLYDEAIKVATEKNIINNIALISEIAGYYYESKGNTKVSKLYLIQAYTFYKKWGCKFKTEFFKKKYPMIFKYNIENSVQEEIALDDMSNKLCIDDIFECSLQINRNEYEFMEIIKTLQSISGEILLENLLKKLIKNLIGSIGAERGCLILNKNNKLFVQVEGNIDKFYSMVDNPMNIENYTKVSKLLVNYVARTKQSVVLNNGKNENVVFDDSYISDNKIKSILCVPILTKGKFIGIIYLENKFSANIFSEKRLSIVELIASQAAISIENAYMYKEIHELNDQLKKTVDERTRLLNESIRYEEMRTEFFANISHELRTPLNVIFGGYQMIKLMLEGEKLQDKYKIDKYMGTMKQNCYRLVRLINNLIDITKIDSGFFQVNLINVDIINTIESITLSVAQYIESKGINLVFDTFTEEKVIACDVDKIERIILNLLSNAIKFTNPGGNIAVTMYEEENNIVISVKDDGIGIPDEKQSAVFDRFIQVDKSLSRNREGSGIGLSLVKSIVELLDGKIYLKSKLGEGSEFIIKLPCRVLESQDKNMEVYSDANSNKIEKIMIEFSDIYS comes from the coding sequence ATGGAATTTTCTCTTAAATCTATAAGCGACATTATTAACGTGCCTATAGAACAAATATATATGGGGATTTTACCTGCAATAGATGAAGGGGTAATATTATTAAATGAAAATGAAATTGATAAGTATAATGATAAAAAAATAATGTATAGATTTTCCCATGTTCAAATTCATATACAAATATATGATAATATAGACTTAGATGAAAAGAATATATATCATCTTGCATTAGGACGAAGCTTTTATAAACAACTTTTAATATCCAATTCAGAAAATCAAATTTTTAAAGTGGTAAATCAATTAAATAAGGGAAAAGACTTAATAAATGATGAGGAAGAAATTTATAATTTAATAAAATTAAATCTAATTGCTGGTTTAAAGGATAAGCAATCAGGAATTTATCAATTAGCAATTAAATATTTTAGAGTAGCATATAATTTGCTACCAGATAATAGTTGGAATGTAGATTATAATCTAACATATAACGTATCTATAGAGCTTTCAGAATGTGAGTTTATGAATAAAAATTTTGAAAAGGCCGAGGAAGTTTTTTCGATTATATTAAAAAATATAAAAACCTCTTGGGAAGTTATAAAAATATACAATATGAAAGTATGTATTCATACATATTTTGGACAAATAGAAAAAGCCATTGAAACCGGATTAAATGGATTAAAGATTTTAGGTATACCTATAAAAAAGGATTATAATATATTAAAAGTTTATTCTGAAGTATTGAAATTACCTTTAAATAATAAAAGAATTATTAATAAAATCATTTCTAATATTAAGGAAAAAGAAGACAAGATTTTAGAAGAGTTAAAAAAATTATTTTTTAATATTAGTATAGCAGCCATAATTTACAATAAGGAACTATTTAAATTAGTAACCTTAAAAGAAATGAGTATAAGCAATATTAGGAGTAATGTAAAATATGGGCATTGTACTTATATGAATTATGTTATATTCAAGATGTATTCATTAAAACAGTATGATAAAAGTTTTCAGAGTGGATACGATGATTTGGTGAGATGTAATAATAAAGTAGATGCAATAACCTTCTCAAAATCATATTGTTTGTTTGCAAACTTAATAGTACTATGGAGTAACGATTATGATATTATTCTTAAACACCTTTATAGGTGTTATGATGTGTGTATGGAAGCAGGACAACTTGTTTGTGCTACAATTACAACAAACAATATTTTATTAATTTTATTAATGAAAGGCGAAAATTTAAACGTTATCAATAATAAGATTTCTAAATATATGGAGGCCCCAGAAAAAATAAATTTTATTGATATGAAAGAGGAAATATTTTTTAACAAGACAATATTAGATATTTTAAGAGGAGAAAAGAGAGAAGAGCTTGTTTTTAAAGTTGAAAAAAATATTACAAAATTCATACCACTTGGAAGAAATATATACAAAATATTAATAAATTATATCTTTGGAAAGTATGAAGATTCTATAAGGTTTATGTCAGAGGCAGAAAAAGAATCAACTATTTTAGAAGGAATGTACATAAAGGTATTATATAATTTTTTTAATTGCCTTACACTGATAAAATTGTATGAATTTTGCGACGAAAACAAAAAATCTTCATATATGAAAAGAATAAAAAAACATGTTAAATATATTAAAAGAACAGTTAGAAATAATAATGATAATTTTTTAAGTCATTATATATTATTAAAAGCGGAAGTTTATAGATTAAATGATAAAGGTTATAAAGCAGAAAGGCTTTATGATGAAGCAATAAAAGTAGCTACTGAAAAAAATATAATTAATAATATTGCGCTTATAAGTGAAATAGCAGGTTACTATTATGAAAGTAAAGGAAATACAAAGGTTAGTAAATTATATCTTATTCAAGCATATACTTTTTATAAAAAGTGGGGTTGTAAGTTTAAAACAGAATTTTTTAAAAAAAAGTATCCCATGATTTTTAAATATAATATTGAAAATAGTGTACAAGAGGAAATAGCTCTTGACGATATGAGTAATAAATTATGCATTGATGATATATTTGAATGTTCATTACAGATAAATAGAAATGAATATGAATTTATGGAAATAATAAAAACACTTCAATCTATTTCAGGGGAAATTCTTTTAGAAAATTTATTGAAAAAACTTATTAAAAATTTAATAGGAAGTATAGGTGCAGAACGGGGATGTTTAATATTAAATAAGAATAATAAATTATTTGTACAAGTTGAGGGAAATATAGATAAATTTTATTCTATGGTGGATAATCCTATGAATATTGAAAATTATACAAAAGTTTCAAAATTATTAGTCAATTATGTTGCTAGAACAAAGCAAAGTGTTGTTTTAAATAATGGCAAAAATGAAAATGTAGTTTTTGATGATAGTTACATATCTGATAATAAAATAAAATCTATTTTATGCGTGCCTATATTAACTAAGGGTAAATTTATTGGAATTATATATTTAGAAAATAAATTTTCAGCTAATATTTTTAGTGAAAAGAGGTTATCAATAGTAGAATTAATAGCATCGCAGGCTGCTATTTCTATTGAAAATGCTTATATGTATAAAGAAATACATGAATTGAATGATCAACTTAAAAAGACTGTTGACGAGAGAACTAGATTACTAAATGAAAGTATAAGATATGAAGAAATGAGAACTGAATTTTTTGCTAATATATCTCATGAACTTAGGACACCACTAAATGTAATATTTGGGGGATATCAAATGATAAAGCTTATGCTTGAAGGGGAAAAATTACAAGATAAATATAAAATTGATAAATATATGGGAACAATGAAGCAAAATTGTTATAGGTTAGTTAGACTGATCAATAATTTAATAGATATTACAAAGATAGATTCAGGATTTTTTCAAGTGAATTTGATTAATGTTGATATTATAAATACTATAGAATCAATAACATTATCTGTAGCGCAATATATAGAAAGTAAAGGTATAAACTTAGTTTTTGATACCTTTACAGAAGAAAAAGTAATAGCATGTGACGTTGATAAAATAGAAAGAATTATTCTAAATTTACTTTCAAATGCTATAAAGTTTACTAATCCAGGTGGAAATATAGCTGTAACTATGTATGAAGAAGAAAATAATATTGTCATATCTGTAAAAGATGATGGAATAGGTATACCAGATGAAAAACAAAGTGCAGTTTTTGACAGATTTATTCAAGTAGATAAATCACTTTCAAGAAATAGAGAAGGAAGTGGAATAGGATTGTCATTAGTGAAATCTATTGTAGAACTTTTGGATGGTAAGATATATTTAAAAAGTAAATTGGGAGAAGGTAGTGAGTTTATAATAAAATTACCTTGTAGAGTATTAGAAAGCCAAGATAAAAATATGGAAGTATATAGTGATGCTAATTCTAATAAGATAGAAAAAATAATGATAGAGTTTTCTGATATATATTCATAA